From Variimorphobacter saccharofermentans, one genomic window encodes:
- a CDS encoding PHP domain-containing protein produces the protein MPDNELLEIYKDCGGNYITIGSDSHEAKDLAADNEVARKLADKYELKNVIFKEHKMIVV, from the coding sequence ATGCCAGACAATGAGCTTCTTGAAATATACAAGGACTGTGGTGGAAACTATATTACAATCGGTTCGGATTCACACGAAGCAAAGGATTTAGCGGCAGACAATGAAGTTGCACGAAAACTAGCAGATAAATACGAACTAAAAAATGTAATATTTAAAGAACATAAAATGATAGTTGTATAA